One genomic segment of Streptomyces sp. NBC_00239 includes these proteins:
- a CDS encoding RsmB/NOP family class I SAM-dependent RNA methyltransferase, which translates to MTQQPRRRPAAQQGGKPYRRPQKDPVRILAFEALRAVDERDAYANLVLPPLLRKAREAAEAKGGKWEARDAALATELVYGTLRRQGTYDAVIKACIDRPLREVDPPVLDVLSLGAHQLLGTRIPTHAAVSASVELARVVLGDGRAKFVNAVLRKIAAHDLDGWLEQVAPPYEKDAEDHLAVVHSHPRWVVSALWDALGGGRAGIEDLLEADNERPEVTLVARPGRATAEELLTAVGEDSALPGRWSPYAVRLAEGGEPGAIEAVREGRAGVQDEGSQLVAMALANAPLEGRDERWLDGCAGPGGKAALLAALAAQRGAALLASEKQPHRARLVERALAGNPGPYQVIAADGTRPPWLPGSFDRVLMDVPCSGLGALRRRPEARWRRRAEDMDGFAPLQRGLLREALSAVRVGGVVGYATCSPHLAETRVVVEDVLKGRGGAQPISAEWIDARPLLGGVPGLGDGPDIQLWPHLHGTDAMYLALLRRTA; encoded by the coding sequence GAGGCCCTGCGGGCGGTGGACGAGCGCGACGCGTACGCGAACCTCGTGCTGCCCCCGCTGCTGCGCAAGGCCCGGGAGGCCGCCGAGGCGAAGGGCGGGAAGTGGGAGGCCCGGGACGCGGCGCTGGCCACCGAGCTGGTCTACGGCACGCTGCGCCGCCAGGGCACGTACGACGCGGTGATCAAGGCGTGCATCGACCGTCCGCTGCGGGAGGTGGACCCGCCGGTGCTCGACGTGCTCTCGCTCGGCGCGCACCAGCTCCTCGGCACCCGCATCCCCACCCACGCGGCCGTGTCCGCGAGCGTGGAGCTGGCCCGCGTGGTCCTCGGCGACGGCCGGGCCAAGTTCGTGAACGCGGTGCTCCGCAAGATCGCCGCCCACGACCTCGACGGCTGGCTGGAGCAGGTCGCGCCGCCGTACGAGAAGGACGCCGAGGACCACCTCGCCGTGGTCCACTCTCACCCCCGCTGGGTGGTCTCCGCGCTGTGGGACGCGCTCGGCGGCGGCCGGGCCGGCATCGAGGACCTCCTCGAAGCGGACAACGAGCGCCCCGAGGTCACCCTGGTGGCACGGCCCGGCCGGGCCACCGCCGAGGAACTGCTGACCGCCGTCGGCGAGGACTCGGCGCTGCCCGGGCGCTGGTCCCCGTACGCGGTGCGGCTCGCCGAGGGCGGCGAGCCCGGCGCCATCGAGGCCGTGCGCGAAGGCCGCGCGGGCGTCCAGGACGAAGGCAGCCAGCTGGTCGCCATGGCCCTGGCGAACGCCCCCCTCGAAGGCCGCGACGAGCGCTGGCTCGACGGCTGCGCGGGCCCCGGCGGCAAGGCCGCCCTGCTCGCCGCGCTCGCCGCGCAGCGCGGCGCCGCCCTGCTGGCCTCCGAGAAGCAGCCGCACCGGGCCCGCCTGGTCGAGCGGGCGCTCGCCGGCAACCCCGGCCCGTACCAGGTCATCGCCGCCGACGGGACCCGCCCGCCGTGGCTGCCCGGCTCCTTCGACCGGGTCCTGATGGACGTCCCCTGCTCGGGCCTGGGCGCGCTGCGCCGCCGTCCCGAGGCGCGCTGGCGCCGCCGGGCCGAGGACATGGACGGCTTCGCCCCGCTCCAGCGCGGCCTGCTGCGCGAGGCGCTGTCCGCGGTCCGCGTCGGCGGCGTGGTCGGCTACGCCACCTGCTCCCCGCACCTGGCCGAGACCCGCGTGGTCGTGGAGGACGTCCTCAAGGGCCGCGGCGGCGCCCAGCCGATCTCCGCCGAGTGGATCGACGCCCGCCCGCTCCTCGGCGGTGTCCCGGGGCTCGGCGACGGCCCGGACATCCAGCTGTGGCCCCATCTGCACGGCACGGACGCGATGTACCTGGCCCTGCTGCGGCGGACCGCGTAG
- a CDS encoding carbon-nitrogen hydrolase family protein, which translates to MPQLRTALLQSSGRLGDVAENLKVLEQAAERAAGAGAGLLVSPEMFLTGYAIGEDVPRLAEANDGMSARAIGEIARRHGIAVLYGYPERDGEDVYNSAQLIGADGVQLANYRKTHLFGCFEQDSFVAGEVPVVQAELGGLTVGIMICYDVEFPENVRAHALAGTDLLVVPTAQMHPFQFVAEQLVPVRAFESQMYIAYVNRTGPEGEFEFVGLSCLASPDGVTRTRAGRGEEMVFGEVDPQLLAASRENNPYLRDRRPGLYASLV; encoded by the coding sequence ATGCCCCAGCTGCGCACCGCACTGCTTCAGAGCTCCGGACGGCTCGGTGACGTCGCCGAGAACCTGAAGGTGCTCGAACAGGCGGCCGAGCGCGCCGCGGGTGCCGGTGCCGGGCTGCTCGTGAGCCCGGAGATGTTCCTCACCGGGTACGCGATCGGCGAGGACGTGCCGCGACTGGCCGAGGCGAACGACGGCATGTCCGCGCGGGCGATCGGCGAGATCGCGCGCCGCCACGGGATCGCCGTGCTGTACGGCTACCCGGAGCGCGACGGCGAGGACGTGTACAACTCGGCGCAGCTCATCGGCGCCGACGGGGTCCAGCTCGCGAACTACCGCAAGACGCACCTGTTCGGCTGCTTCGAGCAGGACAGCTTCGTGGCCGGCGAGGTGCCCGTCGTCCAGGCCGAGCTCGGCGGGCTCACCGTCGGGATCATGATCTGCTACGACGTCGAGTTCCCGGAGAACGTCCGCGCCCACGCGCTGGCCGGTACCGATCTGCTGGTGGTGCCCACCGCGCAGATGCACCCGTTCCAGTTCGTCGCCGAGCAGCTCGTCCCGGTACGGGCCTTCGAGAGCCAGATGTACATCGCGTACGTCAACCGGACCGGTCCGGAGGGTGAGTTCGAGTTCGTCGGGCTGAGCTGTCTGGCCAGCCCCGACGGGGTCACCCGGACCCGCGCCGGACGCGGGGAGGAAATGGTGTTCGGCGAGGTCGACCCGCAGCTGCTGGCCGCCTCGCGGGAGAACAACCCGTACCTGCGCGACCGCAGGCCCGGGCTCTACGCCTCGCTCGTCTGA
- a CDS encoding GDSL-type esterase/lipase family protein has translation MTREGHSAATEAGPAARHDTATEPGPWLDPLPFLRGVAWLEGGRVVRADPADSMRLPWDTGERATLPIGVRLEFEAAPAARAVEIRYRATVPGPTDALRDLAHVFALWNRHGMLHELFTDPAEESVVRIALPPGLGPYTIHPPETQSPLVLGIRGIGGPVLPPAAAPRWVVHGDSITEGWWSTRPAHGWPSVAGRALGLDTVNLGYAGAARGELPTAEQLATLPADLITLAFGTNCWSRIPYSVPLLYETTRTFLELIRQGHPQTPLQLVSPVLRPDAEAVPNRLGATLGELRAAMERAVRERILAGDRRLALLPGLPLLRPEHLADGLHPNDEGHAVLGAAVAESLRKEGFTEG, from the coding sequence ATGACCAGGGAGGGGCACAGCGCCGCGACCGAAGCCGGCCCGGCCGCCCGGCACGACACGGCAACCGAACCGGGTCCCTGGCTGGACCCGCTGCCCTTCCTGCGCGGGGTGGCGTGGCTGGAAGGCGGCCGGGTGGTGCGGGCCGACCCGGCGGACTCCATGCGGCTGCCCTGGGACACCGGGGAGCGGGCCACGCTGCCCATCGGGGTCCGCCTGGAGTTCGAGGCGGCGCCGGCCGCCCGCGCGGTCGAGATCCGCTACCGGGCCACCGTCCCCGGCCCCACGGACGCCCTGCGCGACCTCGCGCACGTCTTCGCGCTCTGGAACCGGCACGGCATGCTGCACGAGCTGTTCACGGACCCCGCCGAGGAGTCCGTGGTACGCATCGCCCTGCCGCCCGGCCTGGGGCCGTACACGATCCACCCGCCGGAGACCCAGTCCCCGCTGGTGCTCGGGATCCGCGGGATCGGCGGGCCGGTGCTGCCGCCCGCCGCCGCACCGCGCTGGGTGGTGCACGGCGACTCGATCACCGAGGGCTGGTGGTCCACCCGCCCGGCCCACGGCTGGCCGTCCGTGGCCGGCCGGGCACTCGGCCTGGACACGGTCAACCTGGGGTACGCGGGGGCCGCGCGGGGCGAGCTGCCCACCGCCGAGCAGCTCGCGACCCTGCCGGCCGACCTGATCACGCTCGCCTTCGGCACGAACTGCTGGTCGCGGATCCCGTACTCGGTCCCGCTGCTCTACGAAACGACCCGGACCTTCCTGGAGCTGATCCGCCAGGGCCATCCGCAGACCCCGCTCCAGCTGGTCTCACCGGTGCTGCGGCCGGACGCCGAGGCGGTCCCCAACCGGCTGGGCGCGACCCTCGGCGAGCTGCGGGCGGCGATGGAACGGGCCGTACGGGAGCGGATCCTCGCCGGCGACCGACGCCTGGCCCTGCTGCCCGGTCTGCCCCTGCTCCGCCCGGAACACCTGGCGGACGGCCTGCACCCGAACGACGAGGGCCACGCCGTACTCGGCGCGGCGGTGGCCGAGTCCCTCCGCAAGGAGGGGTTCACCGAGGGCTAG
- a CDS encoding barstar family protein, producing the protein MTLDPQPLAPALAAAREAGRTVVVLDLDGVRTKAALMERCARALELPQWFGRNWDALADVLTDPSWFPAQDARVLLAVTEWRGYAQARPQDWEVFREVLESAAEYWESAPGGTSGHGATAEAGPAAEAEPEAAVTEAEAERATEAVAEAEPVPEAVPGAGRPGRYREPGLAVLIAEPGREGRGRAI; encoded by the coding sequence ATGACCCTGGACCCTCAGCCGCTCGCCCCCGCACTGGCGGCCGCCCGGGAGGCCGGGCGGACCGTGGTCGTGCTCGACCTGGACGGGGTGCGCACGAAGGCGGCGCTCATGGAGCGGTGCGCCCGGGCCCTGGAGCTGCCGCAGTGGTTCGGGCGGAACTGGGACGCGCTCGCCGACGTGCTGACGGACCCGTCCTGGTTCCCCGCGCAGGACGCGCGGGTCCTGCTCGCGGTCACCGAATGGCGCGGCTACGCGCAGGCCCGGCCGCAGGACTGGGAGGTCTTCCGGGAGGTGCTGGAGAGCGCGGCGGAGTACTGGGAGTCGGCGCCGGGCGGCACGTCGGGGCACGGCGCCACCGCGGAGGCCGGGCCGGCGGCGGAGGCCGAGCCGGAAGCGGCGGTGACGGAGGCCGAGGCGGAACGGGCGACGGAGGCGGTGGCGGAGGCGGAACCGGTGCCGGAGGCGGTCCCGGGGGCAGGGCGGCCCGGCCGGTACCGAGAGCCGGGGCTGGCCGTGCTGATCGCCGAACCGGGGCGCGAGGGCCGCGGCCGGGCGATCTGA
- a CDS encoding amino acid permease: MLDHGQAPPVAPASPASSATPGGSRNPLFRRKPVEQLVAEGGQGDGGALKRSLTMWQLTMISIGATLGTGIFVVLGEATPVAGPAVWIAFIVAGLTALFSALSYAELAGSIPVSGSSYSYAYATMGEFVAWVCGWCLVLEYGVSVAAVAVGWGEYLNELLDGTIGITIPETFSAPLGEGGYINAPALVVVLLCMVFLLRGAKESARVNSIMVGVKIVTLVLFCVIGFMGIKAGNYTPLAPLGVTAISTAASMLFFSYIGFDAASTAGEEAKNPKKDLPRAIMLSLVIVTALYCLVALVAVGAMPWQDFEGTDAALAQIMEDVTGHSFWSVVLAAGAVVAIASVVFAVLYGQTRILFAMARDGLMPKVFAKVDPKSGTPRINTVIVCLFCGVLAATIPLGELANATSIGTLFAFGLVNVAVVILRYTRPEMNRTFRVALFPVTPILGFLFCGWLMWKLPAITWAYFGGWMAVGLVIYFLYGMRRSSLATAAADTLAVMEAAEEK; the protein is encoded by the coding sequence GTGCTGGATCACGGCCAGGCGCCACCCGTTGCGCCCGCTTCGCCTGCTTCGTCCGCGACGCCGGGTGGCTCCCGTAATCCGCTGTTCCGGCGCAAGCCGGTCGAGCAGCTGGTGGCCGAGGGCGGCCAGGGTGACGGCGGAGCGCTCAAGCGCTCGCTCACCATGTGGCAGCTCACGATGATCAGCATCGGCGCCACCCTCGGCACCGGCATCTTCGTGGTCCTGGGCGAGGCGACCCCGGTCGCCGGTCCGGCCGTCTGGATCGCCTTCATCGTCGCGGGCCTGACGGCGCTGTTCTCGGCGCTGTCGTACGCCGAGCTGGCCGGGTCCATACCGGTGTCGGGCTCCTCGTACTCGTACGCCTACGCCACCATGGGCGAGTTCGTCGCCTGGGTCTGCGGCTGGTGCCTGGTCCTGGAGTACGGCGTCTCGGTGGCCGCGGTGGCGGTCGGCTGGGGCGAATACCTCAACGAACTGCTCGACGGCACGATCGGGATCACCATCCCCGAGACGTTCTCGGCCCCGCTGGGCGAGGGCGGCTACATCAACGCCCCCGCGCTGGTCGTGGTGCTGCTCTGCATGGTCTTCCTGCTGCGCGGCGCCAAGGAGAGCGCCCGGGTGAACTCGATCATGGTCGGCGTCAAGATCGTCACGCTGGTGCTCTTCTGCGTCATCGGCTTCATGGGCATCAAGGCCGGCAACTACACGCCGCTCGCCCCGCTCGGCGTCACGGCCATCAGCACCGCCGCCTCCATGCTGTTCTTCTCGTACATCGGCTTCGACGCGGCCTCCACGGCCGGCGAGGAAGCCAAGAACCCGAAGAAGGACCTGCCCCGCGCGATCATGCTCTCGCTGGTGATCGTCACCGCGCTGTACTGCCTGGTCGCCCTCGTCGCCGTCGGCGCCATGCCGTGGCAGGACTTCGAGGGCACCGACGCCGCGCTGGCCCAGATCATGGAAGACGTCACCGGCCACAGCTTCTGGAGCGTCGTCCTCGCCGCCGGCGCCGTCGTCGCCATCGCGAGCGTCGTCTTCGCCGTGCTCTACGGTCAGACCCGCATCCTGTTCGCGATGGCCCGCGACGGCCTGATGCCCAAGGTCTTCGCCAAGGTCGACCCGAAGAGCGGTACGCCGCGGATCAACACCGTCATCGTGTGCCTCTTCTGCGGCGTGCTGGCGGCCACCATCCCCCTCGGCGAGCTCGCGAACGCCACCAGCATCGGCACCCTCTTCGCATTCGGCCTGGTCAACGTGGCCGTCGTGATCCTGCGCTACACCCGCCCGGAGATGAACCGGACCTTCCGGGTCGCCCTGTTCCCGGTCACGCCCATCCTCGGCTTCCTCTTCTGCGGCTGGCTGATGTGGAAGCTGCCCGCCATCACCTGGGCGTACTTCGGTGGCTGGATGGCGGTCGGGCTCGTGATCTACTTCCTGTACGGCATGCGCCGCTCCAGCCTGGCCACCGCCGCCGCCGATACCCTCGCGGTCATGGAGGCCGCCGAAGAGAAGTGA
- the rpe gene encoding ribulose-phosphate 3-epimerase, protein MAVQINPSILSADFSRLAEEAKAVEGADWLHVDVMDNHFVPNLTLGMPIVESLSRATDIPLDLHLMIADPDRWAPQYVEAGAGSVTFHAEAAGAPVRLAREIRAKGARASMALKPATPIEQYEDILPELDMLLIMTVEPGFGGQPFLDVMLPKIRRTRELISKHGLELWLQVDGGVSATTIERCAEAGADVFVAGSAVYGAVDPAAAVRTLREQAGAAIAAAPWACAH, encoded by the coding sequence ATGGCCGTTCAGATCAATCCCAGCATCCTGTCCGCGGACTTCTCCCGACTCGCCGAAGAGGCGAAGGCGGTGGAGGGCGCGGACTGGCTGCACGTCGACGTCATGGACAACCATTTCGTCCCCAACCTGACCCTCGGCATGCCGATCGTCGAGTCGCTCAGCCGGGCCACGGACATCCCGCTGGACCTGCACCTGATGATCGCGGACCCGGACCGCTGGGCTCCTCAGTACGTCGAGGCGGGAGCCGGTTCGGTCACCTTCCACGCGGAGGCCGCCGGCGCCCCGGTCCGGCTGGCGCGGGAGATCCGGGCGAAGGGCGCGCGCGCCTCCATGGCCCTCAAGCCCGCCACCCCGATCGAGCAGTACGAGGACATCCTCCCCGAGCTGGACATGCTGCTGATCATGACCGTCGAACCGGGCTTCGGCGGGCAGCCGTTCCTGGACGTCATGCTTCCCAAGATCCGCCGCACCCGTGAGCTGATCTCCAAGCACGGCCTCGAACTGTGGCTCCAGGTCGACGGCGGGGTCTCGGCCACGACGATCGAGCGGTGCGCGGAGGCCGGCGCGGACGTCTTCGTCGCGGGCAGCGCGGTCTACGGAGCGGTGGACCCGGCCGCGGCCGTCCGCACGCTGCGCGAGCAGGCGGGGGCGGCGATCGCCGCGGCGCCCTGGGCCTGCGCGCACTGA
- a CDS encoding sugar-binding transcriptional regulator: MNSSEEIAVSGVPAGRSALRMGPAELVQAAAMARRFYLEGKSKIQIAEEFGVSRFKVARVLETALERDLVRIEIRVPAELDAERSDALRARYGLRHAVVVESPADAAEDAPDPENLGAVAADLLGELVNEGDVLGLAWGRSTIHMAAALHRLPPCTVVQLTGVYDAGTAERGSVEAVRRAAQVSGGDAHPIYAPMLLPDPATAAALRNQTGIARAFEYFDKVTVAAVSIGSWEPGISTVHDMLTDEERAHYASLGVAAEMSAHLFDTEGRRVGRDLGERCITVEADRLRRIPEVVAIAGGLRKASAIGAVLRSGLVTSLVTDTAVADYLLTESAPGLRPALERADPDSITE; the protein is encoded by the coding sequence GTGAACAGCAGTGAGGAGATCGCGGTGTCTGGTGTACCGGCGGGTCGGTCAGCCCTGCGGATGGGACCCGCGGAGCTGGTGCAGGCGGCGGCCATGGCCCGCCGCTTCTACCTGGAGGGCAAGTCCAAGATCCAGATCGCCGAGGAGTTCGGCGTGAGCCGATTCAAGGTGGCCCGGGTCCTGGAGACCGCCTTGGAACGCGACCTCGTACGGATCGAGATCCGGGTGCCCGCCGAACTGGACGCGGAGCGCTCCGACGCGCTGCGCGCCCGGTACGGGCTGCGGCACGCGGTCGTCGTGGAGTCCCCGGCCGACGCGGCCGAGGACGCCCCGGACCCGGAGAACCTCGGCGCCGTCGCCGCCGACCTGCTCGGCGAGCTGGTCAACGAAGGCGACGTGCTGGGCCTGGCCTGGGGCCGCTCCACCATCCACATGGCCGCGGCCCTGCACCGGCTGCCCCCGTGCACCGTGGTCCAGCTGACCGGCGTGTACGACGCGGGCACCGCCGAGCGCGGCTCCGTCGAGGCCGTACGCCGGGCCGCCCAGGTCTCCGGCGGCGACGCGCACCCGATCTACGCGCCGATGCTGCTGCCCGACCCCGCGACCGCGGCCGCGCTGCGCAACCAGACCGGTATCGCGCGCGCCTTCGAGTACTTCGACAAGGTGACCGTCGCCGCGGTGTCCATCGGCTCCTGGGAGCCGGGCATCTCCACCGTGCACGACATGCTCACCGACGAGGAGCGCGCCCACTACGCCTCGCTCGGCGTGGCCGCCGAGATGTCCGCGCACCTCTTCGACACGGAAGGCCGGCGGGTCGGCCGCGACCTCGGCGAGCGCTGCATCACCGTCGAGGCGGACCGGCTGCGCCGCATCCCCGAGGTCGTCGCCATCGCGGGCGGCCTGCGCAAGGCCTCGGCCATCGGCGCGGTGCTCCGCTCCGGACTGGTCACCAGCCTCGTCACGGACACCGCCGTCGCCGACTACCTGCTGACGGAGTCGGCGCCCGGGCTGCGGCCGGCGCTGGAGCGGGCGGACCCGGACAGCATCACGGAGTAG
- a CDS encoding ribonuclease domain-containing protein, with the protein MIFRNLPLQLLRALGAVFLCVTLVAAAAGCAGGTSAPATDRTAGTGTATGTAAPSATRPGGATIPGWARGMRTVREDELPPQGRETLRLIDRGGPYPYRQDGTVFGNFERVLPRHERGYYHEYTVKTPGVRTRGARRIVTGQGGEFYYTGDHYKTFKAVLR; encoded by the coding sequence ATGATCTTCCGGAACCTGCCCTTGCAGTTGTTGCGGGCGCTGGGCGCCGTGTTCCTCTGCGTCACCCTGGTGGCCGCCGCGGCCGGTTGCGCGGGCGGCACGTCCGCGCCGGCCACGGACCGGACCGCCGGGACGGGAACGGCCACCGGGACGGCCGCGCCGAGCGCCACCCGGCCCGGCGGGGCCACGATCCCCGGCTGGGCCCGCGGCATGCGGACCGTACGGGAGGACGAACTCCCGCCGCAGGGACGCGAAACCCTGCGCCTCATCGACCGGGGCGGGCCCTACCCGTACCGGCAGGACGGCACCGTCTTCGGGAACTTCGAACGGGTGCTGCCCCGTCACGAGCGGGGCTACTACCACGAGTACACGGTGAAGACCCCCGGCGTGCGCACGCGCGGGGCGCGGCGGATCGTGACCGGGCAGGGCGGCGAGTTCTACTACACGGGCGACCACTACAAGACGTTCAAGGCGGTTCTCCGATGA
- a CDS encoding GuaB1 family IMP dehydrogenase-related protein — protein MHVRFLNDLKPPYDLTYDDVFMVPSRSAVGSRQAVDLSAPDGTGTTIPLVVANMTAIAGRRMAETVARRGGIVVIPQDIPIEIVTDVISWVKTRHHVLDTPITLAPTQTVADALSLLPKRAHGAGVVVDADNRPVGVVTEHDLSGVDRFTQLSEVMSRELLLLDADIDPREAFNQLDAAHRKLAPAVDGDGRLVGILTRKGALRATLYTPATDANGKLRIAAAVGINGDVAGKAKQLLDAGVDTLVIDTAHGHQESMISAIKLVRALDPQVPIVAGNIVAAEGVKDLIDAGADIIKVGVGPGAMCTTRMMTGVGRPQFSAVLECAAEAKKHGKHVWADGGVRHPRDVAMALAAGASNVMIGSWFAGTYESPGDLQQSADGRLYKESFGMASARAVRNRTSEESAYDRARKALFEEGISTSRMFLDPARPGVEDLIDSIIAGVRSSCTYAGAGSLAEFEEKAVVGIQSAAGYAEGKPLHASWS, from the coding sequence CTGCACGTGCGTTTCCTCAATGACCTCAAGCCGCCGTACGACCTGACGTACGACGACGTGTTCATGGTGCCCAGCCGCTCCGCGGTGGGATCCCGCCAGGCCGTCGACCTCTCCGCGCCCGACGGCACCGGCACCACCATCCCGCTCGTGGTCGCCAACATGACCGCGATCGCGGGCCGCCGGATGGCCGAGACCGTCGCCCGCCGCGGCGGCATCGTCGTCATCCCCCAGGACATCCCGATCGAGATCGTCACCGACGTCATCTCCTGGGTGAAGACCCGCCACCACGTGCTCGACACCCCGATCACGCTGGCGCCCACCCAGACCGTCGCCGACGCGCTCTCCCTGCTGCCCAAGCGGGCGCACGGCGCCGGAGTCGTCGTCGACGCGGACAACCGCCCGGTCGGTGTCGTCACCGAGCACGACCTGTCCGGCGTGGACCGCTTCACGCAGCTGTCCGAGGTCATGTCGAGGGAGCTGCTGCTCCTCGACGCCGACATCGACCCGCGCGAGGCGTTCAACCAGCTCGACGCCGCCCACCGCAAGCTGGCCCCGGCCGTGGACGGGGACGGCCGGCTCGTCGGCATCCTGACCCGCAAGGGCGCGCTCCGCGCGACCCTCTACACCCCCGCCACCGACGCCAACGGCAAGCTGCGCATCGCCGCCGCCGTCGGCATCAACGGCGACGTGGCGGGCAAGGCCAAGCAGCTGCTCGACGCGGGCGTGGACACGCTCGTCATCGACACCGCGCACGGCCACCAGGAATCCATGATCAGCGCGATCAAGCTGGTCCGCGCCCTGGACCCGCAGGTCCCGATCGTGGCGGGCAACATCGTCGCCGCCGAGGGCGTCAAGGACCTCATCGACGCCGGCGCGGACATCATCAAGGTCGGTGTGGGCCCCGGCGCCATGTGCACCACCCGCATGATGACCGGCGTGGGCCGCCCGCAGTTCTCCGCGGTGCTCGAGTGCGCCGCCGAGGCGAAGAAGCACGGCAAGCACGTCTGGGCCGACGGCGGTGTCCGCCACCCGCGCGACGTCGCGATGGCGCTGGCCGCCGGAGCCTCCAACGTCATGATCGGCTCCTGGTTCGCCGGGACCTACGAGTCCCCGGGCGACCTCCAGCAGTCCGCCGACGGCCGCCTGTACAAGGAGTCCTTCGGCATGGCGTCCGCGCGCGCCGTGCGCAACCGCACGTCGGAGGAGTCCGCGTACGACCGCGCCCGCAAGGCGCTCTTCGAGGAGGGCATCTCCACCTCGCGGATGTTCCTGGACCCCGCGCGTCCGGGCGTCGAGGACCTCATCGACTCGATCATCGCCGGTGTCCGCTCCTCCTGCACCTACGCCGGTGCCGGCTCGCTCGCCGAGTTCGAGGAGAAGGCCGTCGTCGGCATCCAGTCCGCGGCGGGCTACGCCGAGGGCAAGCCGCTCCACGCCAGCTGGAGCTAG
- a CDS encoding Lrp/AsnC family transcriptional regulator: MRLNDLDERIVHALAEDARRSYADIGSEVGLSAPAVKRRVDRLRAEGAITGFTVRVDPAAMGWETEGYIEMYCRHNTSPDDIRRGLERYPEVVSASTVTGDADALVQIFASDMRHFERVLERIAGEPFVERTKSVLVLSPLLRRFTSGAPG; this comes from the coding sequence GTGCGACTGAACGATCTCGACGAACGCATCGTCCACGCCCTCGCCGAGGACGCCCGCCGCTCCTACGCGGACATCGGCTCCGAGGTCGGCCTGTCCGCGCCCGCGGTCAAGCGGCGCGTGGACAGGCTGCGGGCCGAAGGGGCCATCACCGGCTTCACGGTCCGCGTCGACCCGGCCGCGATGGGCTGGGAGACCGAGGGCTACATCGAGATGTACTGCCGCCACAACACCTCGCCGGACGACATCCGGCGCGGTCTGGAGCGCTACCCCGAGGTGGTGTCCGCGTCGACCGTCACCGGCGACGCGGACGCCCTCGTCCAGATCTTCGCCTCCGACATGCGGCACTTCGAACGCGTGCTGGAGCGGATCGCCGGCGAGCCGTTCGTGGAACGCACGAAGTCGGTGCTGGTCCTGTCACCGCTGCTGAGGCGCTTCACGTCGGGGGCTCCGGGCTAG